From the genome of Homo sapiens chromosome 6 genomic scaffold, GRCh38.p14 alternate locus group ALT_REF_LOCI_4 HSCHR6_MHC_MANN_CTG1, one region includes:
- the BAG6 gene encoding large proline-rich protein BAG6 isoform X8, whose translation MEPNDSTSTAVEEPDSLEVLVKTLDSQTRTFIVGAQMNVKEFKEHIAASVSIPSEKQRLIYQGRVLQDDKKLQEYNVGGKVIHLVERAPPQTHLPSGASSGTGSASATHGGGSPPGTRGPGASVHDRNANSYVMVGTFNLPSEPRVRLVMAQHMIRDIQTLLSRMECRGGPQPQHSQPPPQPPAVTPEPVALSSQTSEPVESEAPPREPMEAEEVEERAPAQNPELTPGPAPAGPTPAPETNAPNHPSPAEYVEVLQELQRLESRLQPFLQRYYEVLGAAATTDYNNNHEGREEDQRLINLVGESLRLLGNTFVALSDLRCNLACTPPRHLHVVRPMSHYTTPMVLQQAAIPIQINVGTTVTMTGNGTRPPPTPNAEAPPPGPGQASSVAPSSTNVESSAEGAPPPGPAPPPATSHPRVIRISHQSVEPVVMMHMNIQDSGTQPGGVPSAPTGPLGPPGHGQTLGQQVPGFPTAPTRVVIARPTPPQARPSHPGGPPVSGTLQGAGLGTNASLAQMVSGLVGQLLMQPVLVAQGTPGMAPPPAPATASASAGTTNTATTAGPAPGGPAQPPPTPQPSMADLQFSQLLGNLLGPAGPGAGGPGVASPTITVAMPGVPAFLQGMTDFLQATQTAPPPPPPPPPPPPAPEQQTMPPPGSPSGGAGSPGGLGLESLSPEFFTSVVQGVLSSLLGSLGARAGSSESIAAFIQRLSGSSNIFEPGADGALGFFGALLSLLCQNFSMVDVVMLLHGHFQPLQRLQPQLRSFFHQHYLGGQEPTPSNIRMATHTLITGLEEYVRESFSLVQVQPGVDIIRTNLEFLQEQFNSIAAHVLHCTDSGFGARLLELCNQGLFECLALNLHCLGGQQMELAAVINGRIRRMSRGVNPSLVSWLTTMMGLRLQVVLEHMPVGPDAILRYVRRVGDPPQPLPEEPMEVQGAERASPEPQRENASPAPGTTAEEAMSRGPPPAPEGGSRDEQDGASAETEPWAAAVPPEWVPIIQQDIQSQRKVKPQPPLSDAYLSGMPAKRRKLRSDIQKRLQEDPNYSPQRFPNAQRAFADDP comes from the exons ATGGAGCCTAATGATAGTACCAGTACCGCTGTGGAGGAGCCTGACAGCTTGGAGGTGTTGGTGAAGACCTTGGACTCTCAAACTCGTACCTTTATTGTGGGGGCCCAG ATGAATGTAAAAGAGTTTAAGGAGCACATTGCTGCCTCTGTCAGCATCCCATCTGAAAAACAACGGCTCATTTACCAGGGACGAGTTCTGCAAGATGATAAGAAGCTTCAGGAATACA ATGTTGGGGGAAAGGTTATCCACCTGGTGGAACGGGCTCCTCCTCAGACTCACCTCCCTTCTGGGGCATCTTCTGGGACGGGGTCTGCCTCAGCCACTCATGGTGGGGGATCCCCCCCTGGTACTCGGGGGCCTGGGGCCTCTGTTCATGACCGGAATGCCAACAGCTATGTCATGGTTGGAACCTTCAATCTTCCT AGTGAGCCCCGGGTACGGCTGGTGATGGCTCAGCACATGATCAGGGATATACAGACCTTACTATCCCGGATGGAG TGTCGAGGAGGGCCCCAACCGCAGCACAGTCAGCCGCCCCCGCAGCCACCGGCTGTGACCCCGGAGCCAGTAGCCTTGAGCTCTCAAACATCAGAACCAGTTGAAAGTGAAGCACCTCCCCGGGAGCCCATGGAGGCAGAAGAAGTGGAGGAGCGTGCCCCAGCCCAGAACCCGGAGCTCACTCCTGGCCCAGCCCCAGCGGGCCCAACACCTGCCCCGGAAACAAATGCACCCAA CCATCCTTCCCCTGCGGAGTATGTCGAGGTGCTCCAGGAGCTACAGCGGCTGGAGAGTCGCCTCCAGCCCTTCTTGCAGCGCTACTACGAGGTTCTGGGTGCTGCTGCCACCACGGACTACAATAACAAT CACGAGGGCCGGGAGGAGGATCAGCGGTTGATCAACTTGGTAGGGGAGAGCCTGCGACTGCTGGGCAACACCTTTGTTGCACTGTCTGACCTGCGCTGCAATCTGGCCTGCACGCCCCCACGACACCTGCATGTGGTCCGGCCTATGTCTCACTACACCACCCCCATGGTGCTCCAGCAGGCAGCCATTCCCATACAG ATCAATGTGGGAACCACTGTGACCATGACAGGAAATGGGACTCGGCCCCCCCCAACTCCCAATGCAGAGGCACCTCCCCCTGGTCCTGGGCAGGCCTCATCCGTGGCTCCGTCTTCTACCAATGTCGAGTCCTCAGCTGAGGGGGCTCCCCCGCCAGGTCCAGCTCCCCCGCCAGCCACCAGCCACCCGAGGGTCATCCGGATTTCCCACCAGAGTGTGGAACCCGTGGTCATGATGCACATGAACATTCAAG ATTCTGGCACACAGCCTGGTGGTGTTCCGAGTGCTCCCACTGGCCCCCTGGGACCCCCTGGTCATGGCCAAACCCTGG GACAGCAGGTGCCAGGCTTCCCAACAGCTCCAACCCGGGTGGTGATTGCCCGGCCCACTCCTCCACAGGCTCGGCCTTCCCATCCTGGAGGGCCCCCAGTCTCTGGGACACTG CAGGGCGCCGGTCTGGGTACCAATGCCTCGTTGGCCCAGATGGTGAGCGGCCTTGTGGGGCAGCTTCTTATGCAGCCAGTCCTTGTGG CTCAGGGGACCCCAGGTATGGCTCCACCGCCAGCCCCTGCCACTGCTTCTGCCAGTGCTGGCACCACCAACACAGCTACCACAGCTGGCCCCGCTCCTGGGGGGCCTGCCCAGCCTCCACCCACCCCTCAACCCTCCATGGCTGATCTTCAGTTCTCTCAGCTTCTGGGGAACCTGCTAGGGCCTGCagggccaggggctggagggccTGGTGTGGCTTCTCCCACCATCACTGTGGCGATGCCTGGTGTCCCTGCCTTTCTCCAAGGCATGACTGACTTCTTGCAG GCAACACAGACAgcccctccaccacccccacctcctccacccccaccacctgCCCCAGAGCAGCAGACCATGCCCCCACCAGGCTCCCCTTCTGGTGGCGCAGGGAGTCCTGGAGGCCTGGGTCTTGAGAGCCTGTCACCGGAGTTTTTTACCTCAGTGGTGCAGGGTGTGCTCAGCTCCCTGCTGGGCTCCCTGGGGGCTCGGGCTGGCAGCAGTGAAAGTATTGCTGCCTTCATACAACGCCTCAGTGGATCCAGCAACATCTTTGAGCCTGGAGCTGATGGGGCCCTTG GATTCTTTGGGGCCTTGCTTTCTCTTCTGTGCCAGAACTTCTCTATGGTGGACGTAGTGATGCTTCTCCATGGGCATTTCCAGCCACTACAACGGCTCCAGCCCCAGCTGCGATCCTTCTTCCACCAGCACTACCTGGGTGGTCAGGAGCCCACACCCAGTAACATCCGG ATGGCAACCCACACATTGATCACGGGGCTAGAAGAGTATGTGCGGGAGAGTTTT TCCTTGGTGCAGGTTCAGCCAGGTGTGGACATCATCCGGACAAACCTGGAATTTCTCCAAGAGCAGTTTAATAGCATTGCTGCGCATGTGCTGCATTGCACAG ATAGTGGATTTGGGGCCCGGTTGCTGGAGTTGTGTAACCAAGGCCTGTTTGAATGCCTGGCCCTAAACCTGCACTGCTTGGGGGGACAGCAGATGGAGCTTGCTGCTGTTATCAATGGCCGAATT CGTCGTATGTCTCGTGGGGTGAATCCCTCCTTGGTGAGCTGGCTGACCACTATGATGGGACTGAGGCTTCAGGTGGTACTGGagcacatgcctgtaggcccTGATGCCATTCTCAGATACGTTCGCAGGGTTGGTGATCCCCCCCAG CCACTTCCTGAGGAGCCAATGGAAGTTCAGGGAGCAGAAAGAGCTTCCCCTGAGCCTCAG CGGGAGAAtgcttccccagcccctggaacAACAGCAGAAGAGGCCATGTCCCGAGGTCCACCTCCTGCTCCTGAGGGGGGCTCCCGGGATGAACAGGATGGAGCTTCAGCTGAGACAGAACCTTGGGCAGCTGCAGTCCCCCCA GAATGGGTCCCTATTATCCAGCAGGACATTCAGAGCCAGCGGAAGGTGAAACCGCAGCCCCCTCTGAGTGATGCCTACCTCAGTGGTATGCCTGCCAAGAGACGCAAG CTCCGGTCTGATATACAAAAACGACTGCAGGAAGACCCCAACTACAGTCCCCAGCGCTTCCCCAATGCCCAGCGGGCCTTTGCTGATGATCCTTAG